One region of Alosa alosa isolate M-15738 ecotype Scorff River chromosome 1, AALO_Geno_1.1, whole genome shotgun sequence genomic DNA includes:
- the LOC125306735 gene encoding signaling lymphocytic activation molecule-like → MSAEGDESGMPDTTVEPSGCNVGKPMVTVLQHYHSRTKLKTNCSVECSVENGREVTLSWYRGNYMLNQTSSPDLNMTLRIPLEVEHHDDSIYSCVAANPVSNQTTFLNISATCSAPPDSVRSKRSHSLLIGLLLILILISFCVVLPFCFKRKLEAENPSEEPQYSILALKIPVLFTLLQAILREVAKQVPLIQRNCYQ, encoded by the exons ATGAGTGCAGAGGGGGATGAGTCTGGGATGCCAGACACCACAGTTGAGCCTTCTGGAt GTAATGTAGGTAAACCCATGGTGACTGTCCTACAGCATTACCACAGcagaacaaaactaaaaacaaactgtTCAGTGGAATGCAGTgtggagaatgggagagaggtgACCCTGTCCTGGTACAGAGGAAATTACATGTTGAACCAGACCAGCAGTCCTGATCTCAACATGACCCTCAGAATCCCTCTGGAGGTTGAACACCATGACGACAGTATCTACAGCTGTGTGGCTGCAAACCCAGTTAGCAACCAGACAACTTTTCTCAACATCTCTGCCACCTGTTCTGCCCCCCCAG ACTCCGTCAGGTCAAAGAGGAGCCATTCTTTACTGATTGGATTGCTGCTCATTCTGATTCTGATATCATTCTGTGTTGTGTTACCATTCTGCTTCAAAAGAAAACTGGAGGCTGAGA ATCCTTCTGAAGAGCCCCAGTATAGCATTTTAGCCTTGAAGATACCAGTGTTATTTACACTGTTACAAGCCATACTGAGAGAAGTAGCTAAACAGGTTCCTCTTATTCAGCGTAACTGTTATCAGTAG